A part of Synechococcus sp. KORDI-49 genomic DNA contains:
- a CDS encoding 3-deoxy-7-phosphoheptulonate synthase produces MAATSDLHVVETRPLVAPALLHAELSIDASATETVASARQRIQAILRGEDQRLLVIVGPCSVHDVEAAREYARRLAPLRQTHAAELEVVMRVYFEKPRTTVGWKGLINDPHLDGSYDINSGLRRARGLLLDLAREGMPAATELLDPVVPQYIADLISWTAIGARTTESQTHREMASGLSMPIGYKNSTDGSATIAINAMRAASKPHHFLGINRDGHASIVSTTGNPDGHLVLRGGNRGTNYHLEAVQDAAAELAGAGLSDRLMVDCSHGNSNKDFRRQGEVLQSVADQVREGSSNLMGVMIESHLVEGNQKLSGDLSELTYGQSITDACISIETTQQLLGCLAEAVATRRSTVMV; encoded by the coding sequence ATGGCCGCCACCTCCGATCTGCATGTGGTGGAGACGCGTCCGCTGGTGGCACCGGCTCTTCTTCACGCAGAACTGTCGATCGACGCCAGCGCAACCGAGACCGTTGCATCCGCTCGACAACGCATTCAGGCGATTCTGCGGGGGGAGGATCAGCGGCTTCTGGTCATCGTCGGGCCCTGTTCGGTCCATGACGTGGAAGCGGCCCGCGAGTACGCCCGCCGTCTGGCGCCTCTGCGTCAGACCCATGCTGCAGAGCTGGAAGTGGTCATGCGGGTCTACTTCGAGAAGCCGAGAACAACCGTGGGCTGGAAGGGCTTGATCAACGACCCCCACCTCGACGGCTCCTATGACATCAACAGCGGATTGCGTCGGGCCCGCGGGCTGCTGTTGGATCTGGCGCGGGAGGGGATGCCCGCCGCCACCGAACTTCTCGATCCGGTGGTGCCGCAGTACATCGCTGACCTGATCAGCTGGACGGCGATCGGGGCCCGCACCACGGAAAGTCAGACGCACCGTGAAATGGCATCCGGCCTGTCCATGCCGATCGGCTACAAGAACAGCACCGATGGCAGTGCCACCATCGCCATCAATGCGATGCGGGCGGCATCGAAGCCCCATCATTTTCTCGGCATCAACCGGGATGGTCACGCTTCGATCGTGAGCACCACCGGGAATCCAGATGGTCACCTGGTGCTGCGCGGCGGCAACCGCGGCACCAACTATCACCTCGAAGCCGTTCAGGATGCGGCAGCCGAACTGGCGGGTGCCGGACTCTCAGATCGCCTCATGGTGGATTGCAGCCATGGCAACTCCAACAAGGATTTCCGGCGCCAGGGCGAGGTGCTGCAATCGGTTGCCGATCAGGTTCGTGAAGGCTCCTCCAATCTGATGGGCGTCATGATCGAGAGTCATCTGGTTGAGGGAAATCAGAAGCTCTCCGGTGATCTGTCAGAGCTCACTTACGGCCAGAGCATCACGGATGCCTGCATCAGCATCGAGACCACCCAGCAGTTGCTTGGTTGTCTTGCAGAGGCTGTGGCGACTCGCCGCTCAACGGTGATGGTCTGA
- the purU gene encoding formyltetrahydrofolate deformylase, producing the protein MSEPTVILQLICPDRPGLVSELAGWVAANGGNIRHADHHTDAGAGLFLSRIEWMLNGFGISRQALPESAAALAERLHGQAQLHFSDELPRVAIFASRQSHCVQDLLWRVQSGELPMRVPLVIANHPDLEALCTGFGVHFEWVPVTRETKPEAEQRMLQLLQDHAIDLAVLAKYMQVLSGDFLSRFSEVINIHHSFLPAFKGAQPYHRAWERGVKLIGATAHYVTEDLDAGPIIEQTIAHVSHRDEVDDLIRKGRDTERLALARALRLHLCRQVMVYRGRTAVFA; encoded by the coding sequence GTGAGCGAGCCTACGGTCATCCTTCAGCTGATCTGTCCGGATCGTCCAGGGCTGGTCAGCGAGCTGGCCGGGTGGGTGGCCGCTAACGGAGGAAACATCCGTCATGCCGACCATCACACGGATGCCGGTGCAGGTTTGTTCCTCAGCCGGATCGAGTGGATGCTCAACGGTTTCGGCATTTCCCGTCAGGCACTGCCGGAGTCTGCGGCTGCTCTGGCGGAACGACTGCATGGACAGGCTCAGCTGCATTTCTCGGATGAGCTGCCTCGGGTGGCGATCTTCGCGAGCCGGCAAAGCCATTGTGTTCAGGATCTGCTCTGGAGGGTGCAGAGCGGTGAATTGCCCATGCGGGTCCCCCTGGTGATCGCCAATCATCCCGACCTCGAGGCGTTGTGCACCGGTTTCGGTGTTCATTTCGAGTGGGTGCCTGTCACCCGGGAGACAAAGCCGGAGGCGGAACAGCGCATGCTGCAGCTGCTCCAGGATCACGCCATCGACCTGGCCGTGCTGGCGAAGTACATGCAGGTGCTGAGCGGTGACTTTCTCAGCCGCTTTTCCGAGGTGATCAACATTCACCACTCCTTCCTGCCGGCTTTCAAGGGAGCGCAGCCGTATCACCGTGCCTGGGAGCGCGGTGTGAAGCTGATCGGTGCCACGGCCCATTACGTCACCGAAGACCTTGATGCTGGCCCGATCATTGAACAGACCATTGCCCATGTGAGTCACCGCGACGAAGTGGACGATCTGATCCGCAAGGGTCGTGATACCGAGCGACTGGCTCTCGCCCGTGCCTTGCGACTGCACCTGTGCCGCCAGGTGATGGTCTATCGGGGGCGCACGGCCGTTTTTGCGTGA
- the psbQ gene encoding photosystem II protein PsbQ, with product MLKALRRLAVICLCVTLSLGLLAPASVNAAGIKPDDLAVIRRQAAAFEATKSRLPDLARLVSAEDWVFTRNLLHGPMQEVGREMLYINQRLDRSERKDADKIARKLKEALADLDEAARLQDGSRLQRSYSALAASFDAYSDVIPAEAFS from the coding sequence ATGCTGAAGGCCCTGCGACGCCTGGCCGTCATCTGCCTCTGCGTCACGTTGAGCCTGGGTCTGTTGGCCCCGGCTTCTGTCAACGCCGCCGGCATCAAACCTGACGATCTGGCGGTGATCCGCCGTCAGGCCGCTGCGTTCGAAGCCACCAAGTCGCGTCTTCCGGATCTGGCCCGGTTGGTGAGCGCCGAGGACTGGGTCTTCACCCGCAACCTTCTGCATGGACCGATGCAGGAGGTGGGCCGCGAAATGCTCTACATCAATCAGCGTCTGGATCGGTCTGAGCGCAAGGATGCAGACAAGATCGCCCGCAAGCTGAAGGAAGCCCTGGCTGATCTTGATGAAGCGGCACGTCTGCAGGATGGATCCCGCCTTCAGCGCTCTTACAGCGCCCTGGCAGCCAGCTTCGACGCCTACTCCGATGTGATCCCGGCCGAGGCCTTCAGCTGA
- a CDS encoding diacylglycerol/polyprenol kinase family protein, whose product MTTLTLINHRWRLLKSIEDIGRRSFGTSAYGLSITLLVALLWPERADAVTAGILVMGIGDGCAGLIGRRLNSPRWTLFGQTKSLAGTVTMALASGLCLIVLALSTQAAISVPTLLLISGSAVVLEQFSFAGIDNLSVPIGVALLWQQLIR is encoded by the coding sequence GTGACAACGCTCACTCTGATCAACCATCGTTGGCGACTGCTCAAGAGCATCGAAGACATTGGTCGACGAAGTTTTGGAACCAGCGCCTATGGACTTTCGATCACACTTCTGGTGGCTCTGCTCTGGCCTGAACGAGCAGACGCCGTCACCGCCGGAATTCTTGTGATGGGCATCGGCGATGGATGTGCCGGCCTGATCGGTCGTCGACTGAACAGCCCTCGCTGGACGTTGTTCGGCCAGACGAAGTCCCTTGCAGGCACAGTGACCATGGCACTCGCTTCAGGCCTGTGCCTGATCGTTCTCGCTCTCAGCACCCAGGCTGCGATTTCAGTTCCGACTCTGCTGCTCATCAGCGGCAGTGCCGTTGTTCTGGAACAGTTCAGCTTCGCGGGGATCGACAACCTTTCGGTGCCGATCGGCGTTGCACTGCTCTGGCAACAGCTGATCCGATGA
- a CDS encoding radical SAM protein encodes MLAFPSTYSVGITSLGYQIVWATLAQRADVDVRRLFTDQSDPLHRHIDLFGLSLSWELDGPVLPELLRNQRIPIWAVDRSDADPIVFGGGPVLTANPEPLAPFFDAVLLGDGELLLPAFIDALQSCRQAPRAERLRRLAGVPGVYVPSLYAPRYHPDGTLLSVEPIDPDLPSVIEKQTWRGNTLSHSTVITPEAAWPDIHMVEVVRSCPELCRFCLASYLTLPFRSASLDDGLIPAVEKGLAATRRLGLLGASVTQHPQFDDLLTWLDRDRFDDTRVSVSSVRAATVTPELARILTKRGSRSLTIAIESGSERMRQVVNKKLSTEEIHAAASHAKQGGLRGLKLYGMVGLPTETDDDVDATADLLLTLKKNTAGLRFTLGVSTFVPKAQTPFQWQGVRPEADKRLKRLAKRLKPKGVELRPESYGWSVIQALLSRSDRRLAPVIAAVGEARESMGGWKKAYRAALNGELEPMPGHASPPPPPWRDVIEENWDASRTLPWTHLRSAITPERLREHHDLALPPDHRAPG; translated from the coding sequence GTGCTGGCCTTCCCGAGCACCTATTCGGTGGGCATCACAAGCCTCGGCTACCAGATCGTCTGGGCAACCCTCGCCCAGCGTGCGGATGTGGACGTACGCCGGCTGTTCACGGACCAGTCGGATCCGTTGCATCGACACATCGATCTGTTCGGTCTGTCCCTCAGCTGGGAACTGGATGGACCCGTTCTGCCGGAGCTGCTGCGGAACCAGCGCATTCCGATCTGGGCTGTCGATCGAAGCGACGCCGACCCGATCGTGTTCGGCGGGGGGCCGGTGCTGACCGCCAACCCCGAACCCCTTGCACCGTTCTTCGATGCCGTGCTTCTGGGAGATGGCGAACTGCTGTTGCCCGCCTTCATCGATGCCCTGCAGAGCTGCCGGCAGGCTCCCAGAGCCGAACGACTGCGACGGCTGGCCGGAGTTCCGGGGGTCTACGTCCCGAGCTTGTATGCCCCGCGGTACCACCCGGATGGAACGCTGCTGAGCGTGGAGCCCATCGATCCGGATCTGCCATCGGTGATCGAGAAGCAGACCTGGCGAGGCAACACCCTGAGCCATTCCACGGTGATCACACCGGAAGCCGCCTGGCCGGACATCCACATGGTGGAGGTGGTGCGCAGTTGTCCGGAACTCTGCCGCTTCTGTCTGGCCAGCTACCTCACCCTGCCGTTCCGCAGCGCATCACTCGATGACGGACTCATCCCGGCGGTCGAGAAAGGCCTGGCGGCGACCCGGCGGCTTGGGCTGCTGGGAGCCTCGGTGACGCAGCACCCGCAGTTCGATGATCTGCTGACCTGGCTGGACCGGGACCGGTTCGATGACACCCGCGTCAGCGTCAGTTCCGTGCGGGCCGCCACGGTGACTCCGGAGCTGGCACGGATTCTGACGAAGCGGGGCAGTCGCTCCCTCACCATCGCCATCGAAAGCGGCAGCGAACGCATGCGGCAGGTGGTGAACAAGAAACTGAGCACCGAAGAGATCCATGCGGCCGCCAGTCACGCCAAACAAGGAGGGCTCCGTGGACTCAAGCTGTATGGAATGGTCGGACTGCCGACGGAGACGGACGATGACGTGGACGCCACGGCCGACCTGCTGCTGACCCTGAAGAAGAACACGGCAGGGCTGCGCTTCACCCTCGGTGTCAGCACCTTCGTGCCCAAGGCCCAGACGCCGTTCCAGTGGCAGGGCGTCAGACCGGAAGCGGACAAACGACTGAAACGACTGGCGAAACGGTTGAAGCCGAAGGGAGTGGAGTTGCGACCGGAAAGTTACGGCTGGAGCGTGATCCAGGCCCTGCTGTCGCGCAGCGACCGGCGTCTTGCCCCGGTGATCGCCGCGGTTGGCGAAGCCAGGGAAAGCATGGGTGGCTGGAAAAAGGCCTACCGCGCCGCTCTCAATGGCGAACTGGAGCCCATGCCGGGCCACGCTTCACCGCCACCACCCCCCTGGCGGGATGTGATCGAGGAGAACTGGGACGCCTCACGAACCTTGCCCTGGACGCATCTCCGGAGTGCGATCACCCCGGAGCGTCTGCGGGAGCATCACGATCTGGCGCTGCCTCCAGATCACCGTGCTCCCGGATGA
- a CDS encoding glycosyltransferase family 2 protein — protein MLSLKLVAIAKDEAPYLAEWIFHHLYLGVDEIEIYMNGITDNSYRIIRRISASSDRVKFVQADELLRLSMKAKKSFQVAMYDHAIKNEKASRKFSHLLFLDIDEYLMPAEFGTGIRSLLRQNQRADVVSFLWHSDLPSLQRPSFSPVLSRSLWMKKMCQMKSMCRLNGAVKGSKIHTFNVYQKKSHQADFRLSDGSSPKLNATRKRVSSSDLERLSGKFEPWFVYHRVFRSHDEYCASLVKGRLHRNNRQPIKDNRYGYCIEVDGEDLGRFHGDPIEYRINWWHQIYYQWSYSWFVRRLGLKKLISEGQSFTMRRYRILEKLIDRQPELQHRYRTQLRSTRFELS, from the coding sequence ATGCTCTCTCTCAAGTTGGTTGCCATTGCCAAAGACGAAGCCCCCTATCTCGCGGAATGGATTTTTCACCATCTTTATCTTGGTGTTGATGAAATTGAGATCTATATGAATGGCATTACAGACAATAGTTATCGCATTATTCGCCGAATTTCTGCATCTTCGGATCGCGTTAAATTTGTCCAGGCTGATGAATTGCTGCGGTTATCAATGAAGGCAAAGAAATCTTTTCAAGTAGCCATGTACGATCACGCAATCAAGAATGAAAAGGCATCTCGCAAATTCTCGCACCTTCTGTTTCTGGATATCGACGAGTATCTGATGCCAGCTGAGTTTGGGACGGGTATTCGCAGTTTATTGCGCCAAAATCAAAGAGCAGATGTTGTTTCTTTTCTATGGCATTCGGATCTTCCTTCTTTGCAGCGCCCTTCATTTTCACCTGTTTTGAGCAGATCACTGTGGATGAAGAAAATGTGCCAGATGAAATCGATGTGTCGACTTAATGGTGCTGTTAAGGGCTCTAAAATTCATACTTTTAATGTTTATCAGAAAAAATCACACCAGGCTGATTTCCGATTGAGTGATGGTAGTTCTCCAAAGCTCAACGCTACGCGCAAACGAGTTTCCAGTTCAGATCTTGAGAGGTTGTCGGGTAAATTTGAACCATGGTTTGTTTACCATAGAGTGTTCAGAAGCCATGATGAATATTGCGCTTCTCTCGTGAAAGGGCGCTTGCATCGAAATAATCGTCAGCCCATCAAAGATAATCGTTACGGATATTGCATTGAGGTTGATGGAGAAGATCTGGGACGTTTCCATGGAGATCCGATAGAATACCGAATCAATTGGTGGCATCAAATCTATTATCAGTGGTCGTATTCTTGGTTTGTCAGACGCCTTGGCTTGAAAAAGCTGATCAGTGAAGGTCAGTCATTCACAATGCGTCGCTATCGAATACTTGAAAAGTTGATCGATAGACAACCTGAATTGCAACACCGTTATCGCACACAACTGAGATCCACTCGTTTTGAATTGAGCTGA
- a CDS encoding ClC family H(+)/Cl(-) exchange transporter, producing MPSPSEPKQRRHHLGSSRSIRTLLERRWLVVVLALSLTGLGAAITGLLFKGGINLLRDWRLELLNELPAWVVLPALGGVGGMVSGWLVTNFAPAAGGAGITHIMGFLRHKSVPMGLRVGLVKLIAGIIAIGSGFPLGPEGPAVQMGGSVAWQMSRWLKAPVAFRRVIVAAGGGAGIAAVFSAPIGGFIYAIEELLHSARPVVLLLVIITTFSADTWADVLGYLGLSPGSGGLDGTVGFQVEREFSPLLKFLPIDFLYLIALGAVIGLLAELYCRYVLTLQRHGNNWFGSRLILRMSLSGLLLGGVYAALPQTFHNPAELHHLIGEGTADVRLALTSFVVLFFSTGLAAASGAPGGLFMPMLTLGGAIGLACGGGVEALTGHVPTTYVFAGMGAFVAGCSRTPISAMFLAFALTKDLLILRPIMVACLMSFLVARLFDHRSIYERQMGMELDAENRMQTRLDRQRRPFTAPPRPASNSGDER from the coding sequence GTGCCTTCCCCGAGCGAACCGAAACAGCGACGTCACCACCTGGGCTCCAGCCGCAGCATTCGCACACTGCTCGAGCGGCGCTGGCTGGTGGTGGTGCTGGCCCTCTCGCTCACGGGCCTCGGCGCTGCGATCACAGGACTGCTGTTCAAAGGAGGCATCAACCTGCTCCGGGACTGGCGCCTGGAACTGCTGAACGAACTGCCCGCCTGGGTGGTCCTGCCAGCGCTGGGGGGTGTCGGCGGCATGGTTTCCGGCTGGCTGGTGACCAATTTCGCTCCAGCCGCCGGTGGCGCCGGCATCACTCACATCATGGGGTTTCTTCGCCACAAGTCAGTGCCCATGGGCCTGAGGGTGGGCCTTGTGAAACTGATCGCCGGCATCATCGCCATCGGCAGCGGCTTCCCACTCGGTCCTGAGGGACCTGCCGTGCAGATGGGTGGTTCCGTGGCCTGGCAGATGTCGCGTTGGTTGAAGGCTCCGGTCGCCTTCCGGCGCGTCATCGTCGCCGCCGGCGGTGGGGCCGGGATCGCAGCAGTGTTCAGCGCACCCATCGGCGGCTTCATCTACGCCATCGAGGAACTGCTTCACTCGGCCAGGCCGGTGGTGCTGCTGCTGGTGATCATCACCACCTTCTCCGCCGACACCTGGGCTGACGTTCTGGGGTACCTCGGTCTCAGTCCAGGCTCTGGAGGACTGGATGGAACGGTCGGATTTCAGGTGGAGCGCGAATTCTCTCCCCTCCTGAAATTTCTGCCGATCGATTTTCTGTATCTGATCGCTCTCGGTGCTGTGATCGGACTGCTTGCAGAGCTCTACTGCCGCTACGTGCTGACCCTGCAGCGCCATGGCAACAACTGGTTCGGCAGTCGTCTGATCCTGCGCATGTCCCTCAGCGGTCTGTTGCTGGGCGGGGTCTATGCCGCTCTCCCACAGACGTTCCACAACCCTGCGGAACTGCACCATCTGATCGGGGAGGGAACCGCGGACGTGAGGCTGGCGCTCACCAGTTTCGTTGTGCTGTTCTTCAGCACAGGCCTGGCCGCGGCCTCGGGAGCCCCGGGGGGATTGTTCATGCCGATGCTGACCCTGGGTGGTGCGATCGGACTCGCCTGCGGTGGCGGCGTGGAAGCCCTGACGGGTCATGTCCCCACCACGTACGTGTTCGCCGGGATGGGGGCTTTCGTGGCGGGCTGTTCCCGCACACCGATCTCGGCGATGTTTCTGGCCTTCGCCCTCACCAAGGATCTGCTCATCCTCAGGCCGATCATGGTGGCCTGCCTGATGAGCTTTCTCGTGGCCAGGCTCTTTGACCACCGCTCGATCTATGAGCGTCAGATGGGCATGGAACTGGATGCGGAGAACCGGATGCAGACCCGCCTGGATCGGCAACGACGGCCGTTCACCGCGCCACCGAGACCGGCATCCAACTCTGGAGACGAACGCTGA
- the acnB gene encoding bifunctional aconitate hydratase 2/2-methylisocitrate dehydratase: protein MLSTYRALAAEREAQGVPPLPMTAEQTSALTELLQDPPAGEETTLRELLVDRIPPGVDEAAYVKATWLSAVAQGEATSPLVSPLEATRLLGTMVGGYNVSALIELLQHSDEQLAGCAAEGLSRTLLVYDAFNEVMELAASNRFAKQVVDSWAAAEWFTSRPELAETITVTVFKVEGETNTDDLSPATHATTRPDIPLHALAMLETRDPDGLKTIASLKENGHPVAYVGDVVGTGSSRKSAINSVLWHTGDDIPHVPNKRAGGVILGSKIAPIFFNTAEDSGALPIECDVTSLNTGDVITIRPHAGTIEKDGAVVSRFELKPSTISDEVRAGGRIPLMIGRALTDKVRAKLGLAPSDLFIRPSAPADTGKGFTLAQKMVGKACGLTGVRPGTSCEPLMTTVGSQDTTGPMTRDEMKELACLGFSSDLVMQSFCHTAAYPKPVDLQTQKDLPDFFAQRGGVALRPGDGIIHSWLNRMLLPDTVGTGGDSHTRFPLGISFPAGSGLVAFAAAIGAMPLDMPESVLVRFSGSLQPGVTLRDVVNAIPWVAIQRGLLTVEKANKKNLFNGRIMEIEGLPDLKLEQAFELTDASAERSCAGCTIKLSEQTVSEYLRSNVALLKNMIARGYSDARTLARRIKEMEAWLANPQLLSADSDAEYAEVLDINLDELTEPVLACPNDPDNVKLLSEVAGDPVQEVFIGSCMTNIGHYRAAAKVLEGAGSNKARLWVCPPTRMDEETLKAEGYYATFEAAGSRMEMPGCSLCMGNQARVEDNTTVFSTSTRNFNNRLGKGAQVYLGSAELAAVCALLGRIPTAEEYRTIAAEKIDPLSGELYRYLNFDQIDGFADQGRVVSSDAEAAVLANA from the coding sequence ATGCTGAGCACCTACCGCGCGCTTGCCGCTGAACGCGAAGCCCAGGGTGTTCCGCCGCTCCCCATGACGGCTGAACAGACCAGTGCGCTCACCGAGCTGTTGCAGGACCCTCCGGCTGGGGAAGAGACGACCCTGCGAGAGCTGCTCGTGGATCGCATCCCCCCCGGGGTGGACGAGGCGGCCTATGTGAAAGCCACCTGGCTCAGCGCCGTGGCCCAGGGGGAGGCCACCAGTCCCCTGGTCTCGCCGCTGGAGGCCACGCGCCTGCTTGGAACGATGGTGGGGGGCTACAACGTGTCGGCCCTGATCGAGCTGCTCCAGCACAGCGATGAGCAGCTGGCCGGCTGCGCCGCTGAAGGCCTCAGCCGAACCCTGCTGGTGTACGACGCCTTCAACGAGGTGATGGAACTGGCAGCCAGCAACCGCTTCGCCAAGCAGGTGGTTGACAGCTGGGCGGCGGCCGAATGGTTCACCTCAAGGCCGGAACTTGCCGAAACGATCACCGTGACGGTGTTCAAGGTGGAGGGAGAAACCAACACCGACGACCTCTCCCCGGCCACCCACGCCACCACACGCCCTGATATCCCCCTTCACGCTCTGGCGATGCTGGAGACTCGGGACCCCGATGGCCTGAAGACCATCGCCTCTCTCAAAGAGAACGGTCACCCCGTGGCCTACGTGGGCGATGTGGTGGGCACCGGCAGCTCCCGCAAGAGCGCCATCAACTCCGTGCTGTGGCACACCGGCGATGACATCCCGCATGTGCCCAACAAACGGGCGGGTGGGGTGATCCTCGGAAGCAAGATCGCACCGATCTTCTTCAACACCGCTGAAGACTCCGGGGCTCTGCCGATCGAATGTGACGTCACAAGCCTGAACACCGGTGATGTGATCACCATCCGTCCCCATGCCGGCACGATCGAAAAAGACGGCGCGGTGGTCAGCCGGTTCGAACTGAAGCCCAGCACCATCAGCGATGAGGTTCGTGCAGGCGGCCGCATTCCCCTGATGATCGGCCGCGCCCTCACCGACAAAGTGCGCGCCAAGCTCGGCCTGGCACCCTCCGATCTGTTCATCCGTCCCAGTGCACCAGCGGACACCGGAAAGGGCTTCACCCTGGCCCAGAAGATGGTGGGCAAAGCCTGCGGTCTCACCGGCGTGCGTCCCGGTACCAGCTGCGAACCACTGATGACCACCGTCGGCTCCCAGGACACCACCGGGCCGATGACCCGGGACGAGATGAAGGAGCTGGCCTGTCTGGGATTCTCCTCCGACCTGGTGATGCAGAGCTTCTGCCATACCGCCGCCTATCCCAAGCCGGTGGACCTGCAGACGCAGAAGGATCTGCCCGACTTCTTCGCTCAGCGCGGCGGCGTCGCCCTTCGCCCCGGCGACGGAATCATCCACAGCTGGCTCAACCGGATGCTGCTGCCCGACACGGTGGGCACCGGTGGCGACAGCCACACCCGCTTCCCCCTGGGCATCTCCTTCCCAGCCGGTTCCGGCCTGGTGGCCTTCGCCGCGGCCATCGGTGCCATGCCTCTGGACATGCCCGAGTCGGTGCTGGTGCGGTTCAGCGGCTCGCTGCAGCCTGGCGTCACCCTGCGGGATGTGGTGAATGCGATCCCATGGGTGGCCATTCAACGCGGGCTGCTCACCGTGGAGAAGGCCAACAAAAAGAACCTGTTCAATGGCCGGATCATGGAGATCGAAGGTCTCCCCGACCTCAAGCTCGAGCAGGCGTTCGAACTCACCGACGCCAGTGCCGAGCGCTCCTGCGCCGGCTGCACGATCAAGCTCTCCGAGCAGACGGTCAGCGAATACCTGCGCAGCAACGTGGCGTTGCTCAAGAACATGATCGCCCGCGGTTACAGCGATGCCCGCACCCTGGCCCGCCGGATCAAGGAGATGGAAGCCTGGCTGGCCAACCCCCAGCTGCTGAGTGCCGATTCCGATGCGGAGTACGCCGAAGTGCTGGACATCAACCTGGATGAACTGACCGAACCGGTGCTGGCCTGTCCCAACGATCCGGACAACGTGAAGCTGCTCAGTGAGGTGGCCGGTGATCCGGTGCAGGAGGTGTTCATCGGCTCCTGCATGACCAACATCGGCCACTACCGTGCTGCGGCCAAAGTGCTGGAAGGCGCCGGCAGCAACAAGGCCCGTCTCTGGGTCTGCCCCCCGACCCGCATGGATGAGGAGACCCTCAAGGCCGAGGGCTACTACGCCACCTTCGAGGCAGCGGGCTCACGCATGGAGATGCCCGGATGCTCCCTGTGCATGGGCAATCAGGCACGGGTGGAGGACAACACCACCGTCTTCTCCACCAGCACCCGCAACTTCAACAACCGTCTCGGCAAGGGTGCCCAGGTGTATCTGGGAAGCGCTGAGCTGGCGGCGGTATGCGCCCTGCTGGGACGCATCCCCACAGCTGAGGAATACCGCACGATCGCGGCCGAAAAGATCGACCCCCTCTCCGGTGAGCTCTACCGCTACCTGAACTTCGACCAGATCGACGGATTCGCAGATCAGGGACGGGTGGTCAGCTCGGATGCGGAAGCAGCAGTGCTTGCAAACGCCTGA
- a CDS encoding O-antigen ligase, which translates to MKERFLGKDLTGFAGRCFLLGLFLLPSSALLAALFLFVACLSGSRGRDQPIWRDPWILPLLLAGMLMLIGCLVSQTGALAWAGLGNWLPFIWGFWAFQPYVRSADQRRLAARVLLAGTVPVLITGFGQMLLGWSGPWQLLGGGIVWFVAPGGHPEGRLSGLFDYANVAGAWLAVIWPLSLAAVLRRRDPLWCRAIAMLLASALVAAVVLTRSRNAMGALPLALPWVLGPMQWWWLLPLLLLAAMPLALAVLPGVPDALQQWAKGLLPSGLRQRLVEGQSTDSLTRVAQWRYGVELIAQRPWLGWGAAAFSVLYPIHAQRKWHGHSHNLPLELAVSHGLPVAVLLVGTVLALIVVALKRGMLRRGPMERGWWTAVLVLVAMHATDLPFFDSRLNILGWVLLSGLHGFIREHGDLEAAPDRDAPADAPG; encoded by the coding sequence GTGAAAGAGCGTTTTCTCGGAAAGGACCTCACCGGTTTCGCAGGTCGCTGCTTTCTTCTCGGACTGTTTCTGCTGCCCTCCAGCGCTCTGCTGGCGGCACTGTTCCTGTTCGTGGCTTGCCTGAGCGGCAGTCGTGGTCGCGATCAGCCGATCTGGCGGGATCCCTGGATCCTGCCGTTGCTGCTGGCCGGCATGCTGATGCTGATCGGCTGCCTGGTTTCGCAGACCGGGGCTCTTGCCTGGGCTGGCCTGGGCAACTGGCTTCCATTCATCTGGGGCTTCTGGGCATTTCAGCCTTATGTGCGCTCCGCCGACCAGCGTCGCCTGGCTGCGCGTGTGCTTCTGGCCGGAACCGTTCCCGTGCTGATCACGGGTTTCGGTCAGATGTTGCTGGGCTGGTCCGGCCCGTGGCAGCTTCTCGGTGGTGGGATCGTCTGGTTTGTGGCTCCCGGAGGCCATCCCGAAGGCCGGCTCTCCGGTCTGTTTGATTACGCCAATGTCGCGGGCGCCTGGCTCGCTGTGATCTGGCCGCTCTCACTGGCGGCTGTGCTGCGTCGTCGGGATCCACTCTGGTGTCGTGCCATCGCGATGCTTCTGGCATCAGCCCTGGTGGCTGCCGTGGTGCTCACCCGTTCCCGTAATGCCATGGGGGCGTTGCCGTTGGCGCTTCCCTGGGTCCTGGGTCCGATGCAGTGGTGGTGGCTGTTGCCTCTGCTGCTTCTGGCCGCGATGCCTCTGGCGTTGGCGGTGCTTCCGGGTGTTCCCGACGCTCTTCAGCAGTGGGCAAAGGGTCTGCTGCCCTCCGGCCTGAGACAGCGCCTGGTGGAGGGGCAGTCCACGGACAGCCTCACCCGTGTGGCCCAGTGGCGTTACGGGGTTGAGCTCATCGCTCAGCGGCCGTGGCTGGGCTGGGGTGCGGCGGCCTTCAGCGTTCTGTATCCGATCCATGCCCAAAGGAAATGGCACGGGCATTCCCACAACCTCCCCCTGGAGCTGGCGGTCAGCCACGGTCTCCCGGTGGCGGTGCTGCTGGTGGGCACCGTTCTGGCGCTGATCGTGGTGGCGCTGAAACGGGGCATGCTTCGCCGGGGTCCGATGGAACGGGGCTGGTGGACCGCCGTGCTGGTTCTGGTGGCGATGCACGCCACGGATCTGCCCTTCTTCGACAGCCGGCTCAACATCCTCGGCTGGGTGCTGCTGTCAGGCCTGCACGGCTTCATCCGGGAGCACGGTGATCTGGAGGCAGCGCCAGATCGTGATGCTCCCGCAGACGCTCCGGGGTGA